One Anoplopoma fimbria isolate UVic2021 breed Golden Eagle Sablefish chromosome 2, Afim_UVic_2022, whole genome shotgun sequence DNA window includes the following coding sequences:
- the LOC129107405 gene encoding uncharacterized protein LOC129107405, translating into MLPGCGVVSGQNQYLTRDAVRPHPGLEVNRPIQMENGVTHGTCPFYHNQTYSNAGQPAVVNNVSSPLKPTPLPVPPPALKLGQEGFKKVCRTEEDSPCPFPGLASGVLEMRVKEGSKIRNLMGFAMARMQGEKDVSGGGVSGGGGLRQVVFTGSGRAVTKTITCAEIMKRKVGSLHQLTKLRYKVVKEVWESSEGGTSEMTVHRTVPSISILLSKDPLDPQEPGYQPPETLTALWDEREGIESASQTAHKRPLGPLPYSGFPHCKRVCLGEGVSVHPPY; encoded by the coding sequence ATGTTACCAGGGTGTGGAGTGGTGAGTGGCCAGAACCAGTACCTGACCAGAGACGCTGTCAGGCCCCATCCCGGTCTGGAGGTGAACAGACCGATCCAAATGGAAAATGGGGTAACCCACGGGACCTGCCCTTTTTACCACAATCAAACTTACAGCAATGCTGGCCAGCCAGCAGTGGTCAACAATGTTTCCAGCCCGCTGAAGCCAACACCACTGCCAGTCCCTCCCCCTGCACTAAAACTAGGGCAGGAAGGGTTTAAGAAAGTCTGCCGAACTGAGGAGGACAGCCCCTGTCCCTTTCCAGGATTGGCCTCTGGGGTGCTGGAGATGCGCGTGAAGGAGGGAAGTAAGATCCGCAACTTAATGGGATTTGCCATGGCACGGATGCAGGGAGAGAAGGATGTCAGTGGGGGAGGCGTGAGTGGTGGCGGTGGGCTCAGGCAGGTTGTCTTCACCGGGTCGGGCCGCGCGGTCACGAAGACCATCACTTGTGCTGAGATCATGAAACGAAAAGTGGGCTCGCTGCACCAGCTGACCAAGCTGCGGTACAAGGTGGTGAAAGAGGTGTGGGAGAGTAGTGAAGGGGGGACATCTGAGATGACGGTGCACAGGACTGTGCCCTCCATCAGCATCCTTCTCTCCAAAGACCCGCTGGATCCCCAGGAACCGGGCTATCAGCCTCCAGAGACTCTCACTGCATTGTGGGACGAGAGAGAGGGGATCGAATCTGCCTCGCAAACAGCACACAAGAGACCTCTTGGACCTTTGCCATACAGCGGTTTCCCTCACTGTAAGAGAGTGTGTTTGGGGGAAGGAGTGTCGGTCCACCCTCcttactga
- the dpep2 gene encoding dipeptidase 2 isoform X1 produces the protein MLSSKSVIRASSGFWMKSLGHLVVLSSLCRLISGYSEREHRVHDLMTKYPLIDGHNDLALRLRILYDNRLSQVDLHNVSKVATDITRLQAGHVQAQMFSVYVMCGAQQKDAVRLTLEQIDVVRRMCTEHVDFELVTSAKELRDSEMRHKIACLISIEGGHSIDSSLPALRMFYQLGVRSMALTHTCNTPWAESSSKRYDVYQRQNDSLTHFGKAVLDEMNRLGMIVDLSHTSLDTAKAALNYSKAPVIFSHSSSYSICSNDRNVPDWLLLDLKKNHGLIMVNLYSKFISCSDEANISHVADHFDHIKKLIGAESIGIGGDYEGADVFPQGLEDVSKYPALIQELLQRNWTENELADVLRKNFLRVFEEVEGVREQLRLNKPSEVQISLQEVQNPCRLVLKPPRPKGSSNQGPSSRAQHEPKGPLILATVLLLSSLLMME, from the exons ATGCTTTCCAGTAAAAGTGTAATAAGAGCTTCAAGCGGATTCTGGATGAAGTCCCTTGGACATCTTGtggttctctcctctctgtgtcgtTTGATATCCGGATACTCTGAGAGAGAGCATAGGGTGCATGACTTGATGACCAAATATCCCCTTATTGATGG TCATAATGACCTAGCTCTCCGGCTCAGGATACTTTACGACAATCGACTGAGCCAAGTTGACCTACACAATGTTAGCAAAGTGGCCACCGACATCACCCGTCTCCAAGCAGGCCATGTACAGGCACAG ATGTTTTCAGTCTATGTGATGTGTGGGGCCCAGCAGAAGGATGCTGTGAGGCTGACTCTGGAACAAATAGACGTGGTCAGACGCATGTGCACTGAGCACGTGGACTTTGAACTGGTCACATCAGCCAAGG AACTGAGGGATTCTGAGATGAGGCATAAGATTGCCTGTCTAATAAGTATTGAGGGGGGGCACTCCATTGACAGCAGCCTGCCAGCCCTGCGGATGTTTTACCAGCTCGGGGTGCGCTCCATGGCCCTAACACATACCTGCAATACACCCTG GGCAGAATCCTCCTCAAAACGTTATGATGTCTATCAAAGACAGAACGACAGCCTGACACACTTTGGGAAG GCTGTGTTGGATGAGATGAACAGACTGGGAATGATAGTGGACCTTTCCCACACTTCTTTGGACACTGCCAAGGCCGCACTGAATTATTCCAAGGCTCCTGTTATTTTTAGCCATTCATCTTCCTACTCCATCTGCAGCAATGACCGCAACGTACCTGACTGGCTGCTGCTTGATCTG AAAAAGAACCATGGGTTGATCATGGTGAATCTCTACAGCAAATTCATATCCTGCAGTGACGAAGCAAACATCTCTCATGTGGCTG ACCATTTTGATCACATTAAGAAGTTGATTGGAGCTGAGTCGATAGGAATTGGTGGGGACTATGAAGGCGCTGACGT CTTTCCTCAGGGGTTAGAGGATGTGTCCAAGTATCCCGCCCTAATCCAGGAACTCCTGCAAAGGAACTGGACGGAGAATGAGTTGGCTGATGTCCTTCGAAAGAACTTCCTGCGTGTGTTCGAGGAGGTCGAGGGG GTCCGTGAACAGTTGAGATTGAACAAGCCCAGTGAGGTCCAGATCTCCCTACAGGAGGTGCAGAACCCATGCAGGCTGGTCCTCAAACCTCCTAGACCAAAAGGTTCCTCTAACCAGGGTCCCTCCTCCAGAGCCCAGCATGAACCAAAAGGTCCGCTAATCCTGGCCACAGTTCTGCTGCTTTCCAGCCTACTTATGATGGAATGA
- the dpep2 gene encoding dipeptidase 2 isoform X2 — MFSVYVMCGAQQKDAVRLTLEQIDVVRRMCTEHVDFELVTSAKELRDSEMRHKIACLISIEGGHSIDSSLPALRMFYQLGVRSMALTHTCNTPWAESSSKRYDVYQRQNDSLTHFGKAVLDEMNRLGMIVDLSHTSLDTAKAALNYSKAPVIFSHSSSYSICSNDRNVPDWLLLDLKKNHGLIMVNLYSKFISCSDEANISHVADHFDHIKKLIGAESIGIGGDYEGADVFPQGLEDVSKYPALIQELLQRNWTENELADVLRKNFLRVFEEVEGVREQLRLNKPSEVQISLQEVQNPCRLVLKPPRPKGSSNQGPSSRAQHEPKGPLILATVLLLSSLLMME, encoded by the exons ATGTTTTCAGTCTATGTGATGTGTGGGGCCCAGCAGAAGGATGCTGTGAGGCTGACTCTGGAACAAATAGACGTGGTCAGACGCATGTGCACTGAGCACGTGGACTTTGAACTGGTCACATCAGCCAAGG AACTGAGGGATTCTGAGATGAGGCATAAGATTGCCTGTCTAATAAGTATTGAGGGGGGGCACTCCATTGACAGCAGCCTGCCAGCCCTGCGGATGTTTTACCAGCTCGGGGTGCGCTCCATGGCCCTAACACATACCTGCAATACACCCTG GGCAGAATCCTCCTCAAAACGTTATGATGTCTATCAAAGACAGAACGACAGCCTGACACACTTTGGGAAG GCTGTGTTGGATGAGATGAACAGACTGGGAATGATAGTGGACCTTTCCCACACTTCTTTGGACACTGCCAAGGCCGCACTGAATTATTCCAAGGCTCCTGTTATTTTTAGCCATTCATCTTCCTACTCCATCTGCAGCAATGACCGCAACGTACCTGACTGGCTGCTGCTTGATCTG AAAAAGAACCATGGGTTGATCATGGTGAATCTCTACAGCAAATTCATATCCTGCAGTGACGAAGCAAACATCTCTCATGTGGCTG ACCATTTTGATCACATTAAGAAGTTGATTGGAGCTGAGTCGATAGGAATTGGTGGGGACTATGAAGGCGCTGACGT CTTTCCTCAGGGGTTAGAGGATGTGTCCAAGTATCCCGCCCTAATCCAGGAACTCCTGCAAAGGAACTGGACGGAGAATGAGTTGGCTGATGTCCTTCGAAAGAACTTCCTGCGTGTGTTCGAGGAGGTCGAGGGG GTCCGTGAACAGTTGAGATTGAACAAGCCCAGTGAGGTCCAGATCTCCCTACAGGAGGTGCAGAACCCATGCAGGCTGGTCCTCAAACCTCCTAGACCAAAAGGTTCCTCTAACCAGGGTCCCTCCTCCAGAGCCCAGCATGAACCAAAAGGTCCGCTAATCCTGGCCACAGTTCTGCTGCTTTCCAGCCTACTTATGATGGAATGA
- the slc12a4 gene encoding solute carrier family 12 member 4: protein MPHFTVVPVKDQAQSNYDSLEGINWVDYRDTGQDPDHQDTVSSDGHGNHKEDSPFLNSADAACKKNDFYDRNLALFEEELDIRPKVSSLLSRLVSYTNITQGAKEHEEEESAGASRRKTPKSPNMGTLMGVYLPCLQNIFGVILFLRLTWIVGMAGIMQSLLIVLMCCSCTMLTAISMSAIATNGVVPAGGAYFMISRSLGPEFGGAVGLCFYLGTTFASAMYILGAIEIFLKYLVPQAAIFHATDTLGSDSAMLNNMRVYGSICLSLMAVVVFVGVKYVNKLASLFLACVIISIVSIYAGAFKSMTHPPEFSICMLGNRTLVRDRFDVCAKTVIKGNITVPSQLWERFCQPGNMSSSQCDDYFIQNNVTEIQGIPGLGSGIIRDNMWGDYQRKGEILEKAGLQSEDAHGATDNFGMYVSADIATSFTLLVGIFFPSATGIMAGSNRSGDLRDAQKSIPVGTILAITTTSLVYFSSVVLFGSCIEGVVLRDKFGDGVRKNLVVGTLSWPSPWVIVIGSFFSTVGAGLQSLTGAPRLLQAIAKDNIIPFLRVFGHGKSNGEPTWALLLTGLIAELGILIASLDMVAPILSMFFLMCYLFVNLACAVQTLLRTPNWRPRFKYYHWALSFLGMSMCLALMFISSWYYAIVAMVIAGMIYKYIEYQGAEKEWGDGIRGLSLSAARYALLRLEVGPPHTKNWRPQLLVLLKLDEDLHVKYPRLLTFASQLKAGKGLTIVGSVVQGNFLESYGEMQAAEQAIKNMMEIERVKGFCQIVVASKVREGIVHLIQSCGLGGMKHNTVVMGWPYGWRQSEDPRAWKTFINTVRCTTAAHLALMVPKNVSFYPSNHERFTDGNIDVWWIVHDGGMLMLLPFLLKLHKVWRKCKMRIFTVAQMDDNSIQMKKDLATFLYQLRIEAEVEVVEMHDSDISAYTYERTLMMEQRSQMLRQMRLSSAEREREAQLVKDRHSLVRMGSLYSDEEEEVVEAPPEKIQMTWTREKCEAERRNRNNAPENFRELMSLKPDQSNVRRMHTAVKLNEVIVNRSHDARLVLLNMPGPPRNTDGDENYMEFLEVLTEGLERVLLVRGGGREVITIYS from the exons GACATGGGAATCATAAAGAAGACAGTCCATTTCTCAACAGTGCTGACGCTGCTTGCAAGAAGAATGACTTCTATGACAGGAACTTGGCTTTGTTTGAG GAAGAGCTGGACATCCGGCCTAAggtttcctctctgctcagcCGCTTGGTCAGCTACACCAACATCACCCAGGGAGCCAAGgagcatgaggaggaggagagcgctGGGGCCTCACGTAGGAAGACCCCCAAG TCTCCTAACATGGGCACTCTGATGGGAGTCTACTTGCCGTGTCTGCAGAACATCTTCGGTGTCATTCTTTTCCTCCGACTGACGTGGATTGTTGGGATGGCTGGCATCATGCAGTCCCTCCTGATTGTCCTCATGTGCTGCTCGTGT ACAATGCTCACTGCCATATCAATGAGTGCCATTGCTACTAATGGTGTTGTTCCAG ctggAGGGGCATACTTCATGATCTCCCGTTCCCTTGGCCCAGAGTTTGGAGGAGCAGTTGGGCTGTGCTTCTACTTGGGAACCACCTTTGCGTCTGCCATGTACATACTGGGGGCCATTGAAATTTTCTTG AAATATCTGGTCCCCCAGGCAGCCATATTTCATGCCACAGACACCCTTGGGAGTGACAGTGCCATGCTGAACAATATGCGAGTCTACGGCTCTATCTGCCTCAGCCTGATGGCTGTGGTGGTTTTTGTAGGAGTCAAATATGTCAACAAGCTGGCCTCTCTTTTCCTGGCCTGCGTCATTATCTCAATTGTCTCCATTTATGCTGGGGCATTTAAATCCATGACTCATCCCCCAGAATTCTC GAtctgcatgctgggaaacagGACATTGGTGAGAGATCGCTTCGATGTCTGTGCTAAGACTGTGATAAAGGGCAACATCACAGTGCCCAGTCAGCTGTGGGAAAGGTTCTGTCAGCCGGGGAACATGAGCAGCTCTCAGTGTGATGACTACTTCATTCAGAACAATGTGACAGAGATACAGGGCATCCCTGGACTGGGCAGTGGGATTATTAGAG ATAACATGTGGGGAGACTACCAACGAAAAGGGGAGATCTTAGAGAAGGCGGGTCTACAGTCAGAGGATGCCCATGGTGCCACGGACAACTTTGGCATGTATGTGTCAGCAGACATCGCTACATCATTCACGCTTCTCGTGGGGATCTTCTTCCCGTCTGCCACAG GTATCATGGCCGGCTCCAACAGATCTGGTGATCTCCGTGATGCTCAAAAGTCCATCCCCGTGGGAACTATCTTAGCCATTACTACTACTTCACTTGTTT ATTTCAGTTCTGTGGTCCTGTTTGGGTCTTGTATTGAAGGAGTAGTCCTTAGGGACAA GTTTGGAGACGGCGTTCGAAAAAACCTGGTGGTGGGGACGCTCTCCTGGCCGTCTCCGTGGGTCATTGTCATTGGCTCCTTCTTCTCTACTGTTGGGGCGGGCCTTCAGTCCCTCACTGGGGCTCCCCGACTCCTACAGGCTATTGCCAAGGACAACATCATTCCTTTCCTTAGG GTATTTGGTCACGGAAAGAGCAATGGAGAGCCTACATGGGCCCTACTACTGACTGGTCTCATTGCTGAGCTGGGCATCCTTATTGCCTCACTGGATATGGTTGCTCCCATCCTTTCCAT GTTCTTCTTGATGTGCTATCTCTTTGTGAACCTAGCCTGTGCGGTTCAGACTCTTTTACGCACACCAAACTGGAGGCCAAGGTTCAAATATTACCACTG GGCTCTGTCCTTCCTTGGCATGAGTATGTGTCTGGCTCTGATGTTCATCTCCTCCTGGTACTACGCTATTGTGGCCATGGTAATTGCTGGGATGATCTACAAATACATTGAGTACCAAGG agcagAGAAGGAGTGGGGAGACGGTATAAGAGGACTGTCCCTTAGTGCTGCACGATACGCCCTGTTAAGACTAGAAGTTGGACCCCCACACACCAAAAACTGGAG ACCTCAGCTGCTTGTGCTGTTGAAGCTGGATGAGGACCTCCACGTAAAATATCCTCGTCTGCTCACCTTTGCCTCGCAGCTGAAGGCAGGGAAGGGTCTGACCATTGTGGGCTCCGTCGTCCAGGGCAACTTCCTGGAGAGCTATGGGGAAATGCAGGCAGCTGAACAG gCCATAAAGAATATGATGGAGATTGAGCGAGTCAAAGGTTTCTGCCAGATTGTGGTGGCATCTAAGGTGCGGGAGGGTATTGTCCACCTGATCCAGTCCTGTGGTCTGGGGGGCATGAAGCACAACACCGTGGTGATGGGCTGGCCGTACGGCTGGAGACAGAGCGAGGACCCTCGTGCCTGGAAGACTTTTATCA ACACAGTTCGTTGCACCACAGCTGCCCACCTGGCCCTGATGGTGCCCAAAAATGTGTCCTTCTACCCGAGCAACCATGAACGCTTCACAGATGGCAACATTGATGTTTGGTGGATCGTCCATGATGGGGGGATGCTAATGCTGCTGCCTTTCCTGCTCAAACTTCATAAA gTTTGGAGGAAATGCAAGATGCGTATCTTCACTGTAGCCCAGATGGATGACAACAGCATTCAGATGAAGAAAGATCTGGCCACCTTCCTGTACCAGCTGAGGATAGAGgctgaggtggaggtggtggagatg CATGACAGTGACATCTCAGCATACACCTATGAGAGAACGTTAATGATGGAGCAGAGGTCCCAGATGTTGAGGCAAATGAGACTTTCCAgtgcagaaagagaaagagag GCCCAGCTGGTTAAGGATAGACACTCTTTGGTGCGTATGGGAAGTCTATACtctgacgaggaggaggaggtggtggaggctCCTCCAGAGAAGATTCAGATGACTTGGACAAGAGAGAAGTGTGAGGCTGAGAGGAGGAACAGAAACAATGCCCCCGAGAACTTCAGAGAGCTCATGAGCCTCAAACC GGATCAGTCTAATGTACGGCGAATGCATACGGCTGTGAAGCTGAACGAGGTAATAGTCAACAGGTCCCATGATGCTCGATTAGTGCTGCTCAACATGCCAGGACCACCTAGAAACACGGATGGAGATGAAAACT ATATGGAGTTTCTGGAAGTGTTGACTGAAGGTTTGGAAAGAGTGCTGCTGGTCCGAGGCGGAGGTCGGGAGGTCATCACCATCTACTCATGA